The Bifidobacterium sp. WK012_4_13 genome contains the following window.
CTCGTATGGAGATGAGTCGGCAGGCAGATCGCCGAGGGCGGCCGTGGGTGCGATGGCAGGGCTTTCATCGTCATGCTGTCCATCAGCCAAAGAGGCGATGCCAAAAGGGCGCATCATCTGTGTCCCGGATGCCTGGTCGGAAGGGTTCTCGGGTGACTGATTCTGCAGTGGGTCGGGGGAGTGGTGCAGCCGGGAGTCCTTGTCTATGATCTCGCCATTCGGATTTTTTCCGAGCAGGGCGGTCGAGGACTCCTGATTTTCGATGGCCTGATTCCAGAGCTGGGGAGCCAGGGCATCCACGGTGATCGCATGCAGAAGTTCATCCGGGGTGCATCGTTCTTCGGGATTTGGGGAGAGTGCCTGGCGGAAGGCCGCCTGGGTTCTGTCCGGCAGCCCAGAAAGGTCAGCGTTGCCAGAGGCTTCCCGCTCCAGAACGGTCATCATCGGCCGTGTGCCGAATACCGCCTTTCCCGTGGCGGCATATGCAAGCACTGCGCTTACGCTCCACCAGTCCGTAAGCGCAGACGATTCTGCTCCGTCGATGATTTCCGGTGCTATGAAGCCGGGGGTTCCCATGACCAGGCCTGTTCGAGTCACATGGCTTTCGCCCTCGCCCATGGCAATGCCGAAATCGACAAGAATCGGGCCCGTCGCGGCGATCATCACGTTTGTCGGCTTGATGTCTCGATGAACGATGCCGGCATGATGCACCGCATGCACGGCATCCATGAGCTTCGAAGCGAGCCGCTCCAGGTCATCGCCGATATATCTTCCGTTTTCGGCGATATCATCGCGAAGATTGTTGCCTTCGATCAGTTCGGTCACGATGAAGGCAAGGGCATCATCCAATTCCATATCCACGATTTCGCATACTCCGGGATGGTGCACGCGTTGCAGGGCCATCGCTTCCCTTCGAAGTCGCTCGCGGGCGGTGACGGTTTCAGAGGTGCCAGAAGCAGCGAACCTGTCGACCGTGGTGCTTACCAGCGACCGTTCATCGTTCAATGAATCGCGCAGAATCTTCATGGCATGGAGCTGCCCGCCATCGTCCCTCACCTTCCAGACGGAGCCCATGGCTCCTCCACCGAGAGGGGCGATCAGCGTATACCCACCGATCTGCTCTCCAGGCTGAAGATTGACCATGCTCAAATCATCCATGCCTCTATTGTGCGCCACTTTATTGTGACTGTGCACAAAGTTGCGTCAGATTTGCTTGAAATACCCATGTTGCGGGTGGGTGCAGCTCACAAGGGTTTCTTTGGACATCGGTTTTCCGTTTAGGACACGCCGTTCATTCGATAATTAAGCTGGTGTATAGTTGGCCATGGCTCAAGGGAGAGTTTTCTTCGATGAACCACATAACTCAACGCTGCAGCGAGCATTTTCCACAGTCGGAAGAGTAATCGCTCTACAGCACCACAGTGAAACCCTTCACTACGGATCGTTCGGCACGTACCTGCCGATGAAAGGAAAACAACATGGCAGAAGTGGTATTCGAGCATGTTACTCGTATCTATCCAGGCAACGACAAGCCTTCGGTAGATGATTTGAATCTGGATATCAAGGATGGGGAATTCCTCGTTCTGGTTGGACCTTCCGGTTGCGGCAAGTCTACAACGCTGAGAATGCTTGCAGGACTTGAGGAAGTCAACAAGGGTCGCATCCTCATTGGTGGCAAGGACGTCACTACGATGCAGCCAAAGGATCGCGATATAGCCATGGTTTTCCAGAACTATGCACTGTATCCTCATATGACCGTTGCAGACAACATGGGCTTCGCCCTGAAGATCGCCGGCACTCCTAAGAACGAGATCCGTCAGCGCGTCGAAAAGGCCGCTGAGATTCTCGATCTCACCGAGTACCTCGACCGCAAGCCAAAGGCTCTGTCCGGTGGCCAGCGTCAGCGTGTTGCCATGGGTCGCGCAATCGTCCGTGAGCCCAAGGTCTTCCTTATGGATGAGCCTCTTTCCAACTTGGATGCAAAGCTTCGCGTTCAGACACGTACGCAGATTGCGGCACTGCAGCGTCAGCTCGGTGTCACGACGCTCTACGTGACCCACGATCAGACCGAGGCCCTGACGATGGGCGATCGCATCGCCGTCATCAAGCTTGGCCTGCTTCAGCAGGTCGGCCGCCCCACCGAGCTCTACGATCGCCCAGCCAACGTCTTCGTTGCAGGCTTCATCGGTTCGCCATCCATGAACTTGAACATTCACCCAGTCGTGAATGGCCAGGCCAAGATTGGTGACGATACGATCAGCCTTCCCAAGGAAGCAGTCGACAAGCTCACACCTGAGGACAACAGCAAGATCGTTCTCGGATTCCGTCCGGAAGATGCCTCGCTCGCAGGTCCGAACGAACCGGATGCCTTCTCGCTGAAGGTTGCGAATGTCGAGGATCTTGGATCTGACGGTTACATCTATGGCCACAT
Protein-coding sequences here:
- a CDS encoding serine/threonine-protein kinase; amino-acid sequence: MDDLSMVNLQPGEQIGGYTLIAPLGGGAMGSVWKVRDDGGQLHAMKILRDSLNDERSLVSTTVDRFAASGTSETVTARERLRREAMALQRVHHPGVCEIVDMELDDALAFIVTELIEGNNLRDDIAENGRYIGDDLERLASKLMDAVHAVHHAGIVHRDIKPTNVMIAATGPILVDFGIAMGEGESHVTRTGLVMGTPGFIAPEIIDGAESSALTDWWSVSAVLAYAATGKAVFGTRPMMTVLEREASGNADLSGLPDRTQAAFRQALSPNPEERCTPDELLHAITVDALAPQLWNQAIENQESSTALLGKNPNGEIIDKDSRLHHSPDPLQNQSPENPSDQASGTQMMRPFGIASLADGQHDDESPAIAPTAALGDLPADSSPYETNPRTLWGMNGAESDGYRADEDPAPVGYGEGYQADEPGEPYEEPYEKPLDADGDPWQSNVTDTQPDVPERERDLYQHRGSIVLMAIAAFVTPMFALLPIYAFMISCLGLWICVCMGMATDAQLNREERRGGFRNRSDVLVALTTMPWHVARSFIVMVSRALVQIIMLTIVIGLSTVALSLPTTRHTMQLGTLTFRIPLPSDSAVSATGLIIAGGMLLAWIITTAGPLSGTIRLGAGRLRGRYLHIDERDSPNEHGRDRDDAIRYDAAQDLQTAHDAFSPIASRVLFFVWIAAFAAVLAALAGSPAIDWNPLQAIY
- a CDS encoding ABC transporter ATP-binding protein, whose product is MAEVVFEHVTRIYPGNDKPSVDDLNLDIKDGEFLVLVGPSGCGKSTTLRMLAGLEEVNKGRILIGGKDVTTMQPKDRDIAMVFQNYALYPHMTVADNMGFALKIAGTPKNEIRQRVEKAAEILDLTEYLDRKPKALSGGQRQRVAMGRAIVREPKVFLMDEPLSNLDAKLRVQTRTQIAALQRQLGVTTLYVTHDQTEALTMGDRIAVIKLGLLQQVGRPTELYDRPANVFVAGFIGSPSMNLNIHPVVNGQAKIGDDTISLPKEAVDKLTPEDNSKIVLGFRPEDASLAGPNEPDAFSLKVANVEDLGSDGYIYGHILTDDSAAEDATMMSDQNNMTTVRVSPRELPAVGQTVKIHIDPAKMHLFSTATELRLN